The stretch of DNA GCTGTTGTTTCTATTACTACTTTTATGAGCTACCTATATGTAGCAGGAATGGGTGCCGCTAAAGTCGTGAATGCAAAGCACCATAAGAAGTCTATTTACGTTTTAGGCGCATTAATTGTACCGCTGGCTGTTTATACGAGTAATGCAGAGGCCATCAAAACCCTCGGCAGAATCATTGGAACAGCTACCACTGTTTTTCTATTTGTTATTCCGTTGTTTTTACTCCTTGTGGCTATTATCAGAAGAAAACGGGAGGGTACAGGATGAGAAAATGGTGGACCATCATTCCTCTTTCTCTGCTTTTAGCGGGATGCTGGGATCAAAAATCAATTAAAGATCTGAATTTAATATTTGGCGTAGGCATCGACAGGGAAGAAGAAAACAATCTGACGCTGACGGTCGAAATTCCCCAGGAAAATCAAGGGACCACCAGTGGAGGGGGCGGAACCGAAGGCCAGACCATGCAGGCTGCGCAAAGCTTAATCATGTCAGAAAAAGGGCAGACGGTTCGGGACGTGGCGTATAAGATGGACCGCGGCATTGACGGTGCACTCGACATCTCCAAATTAAGTGTATTAATGGTCGGCAAAGAAAGTGCGCAAAATGATTTATATTCTCTTCTGGATGCCTACTTCCGTAACCCTGTGAGCCCCTTAAACGCCAAACTTTTAGTGGTAGATGGGCGGGCGGATGAATTTTTTCAGAAGGATTTCAAGGGACAGACGCTTTACAGCGATTATTTTTTTAAGTTAATTGAAACAGCTGAACAGGAATCAGCTATTCCCGTCACAAATATGCAGCTGGCCTGTAACCTTCTTTTAGACGAGGGAAGCGATGGTTTGATTCCTCTTATTTCCTATAATGAAGAGCAGAGGGCAGCTGAGATAAATGGAAGCGCGCTATTTAACGGGCGATCGATGAGCGGAGAGCTGACAGCGAAAGAAACCTCATCATTTTTAATCATGGTAAATCAGGCACAGCAGGAGCTGCCTCTTACATTCCGTGTAGAGGGAGGGGAAGATATCTCGGTCATGGTTATAGATTCAAAAGCAAAGCTGAAAGTGAATGTGCCGAAAAATGGAAACCCAACGGCAACCGTGTCTGTAGATATGGAGGTACAGGTAATCGAGTATCCTCCGGATCACTTAGAAAAAGAAAAGGTGGTGAAAAGCTTAAACCAGCAGCTGACAGAAGAAGCGGAAAAGCTGTTTCAGCAAACGGTCCAAAAAATGCAGGAGGCCAATTCGGACACATTAGGTATTGGACGAAGAATTATAGCGAAAGATCCAGACGCCTTTAAAAAGCTCGACTGGGGAGAAGTATATCCCGATATGGATATAAAAGTGGAAACAAAAGTAAAAATTGAAAGAACCGGGGCCGTCTTTTAATATACACAATTCCATCCCATTATCTTTCAGACACCAAATGCGCTTATTCAATAAGCGCTTTTTTTAGTGCGCTTTTGTGTCGAAAAATGTTACAAAATGAAAAGAATCTGTAACATATTCTTTTCATTGTGACAAAACAAACAGTGCTATAATGTTTTGTGGACAGGCGGAGCGGGTATATAAGCCGCCCGAATTAACGAAACCAGGTGATGAAATGATTGACATGAAAGGCGTGACGAAAAAATACCCAAATGGGGTCACAGCGCTGTCAAGCGTTGACGTCACAATTAAGCAAGGTGAATTTGTTTACATTGTCGGTCCGAGCGGTGCCGGAAAATCGACGTTTATTAAATTAATCTATCGTGAAGAAAAGCCGACCGGCGGAATCGTAACGGTCGGCGGGATGAACACCGCCACCCTAAAGAGGCGGTCGGTGCCTGCGCTGCGCCGCAAAGTCGGCGTTGTCTTTCAGGATTTTAAGCTTTTGCCGCTTCTCACTGTATACGAAAATGTGGCCTTTGCACTTGAAGTCATTGAAGAAGAACCCGCAGTAATCCGAAAGAGAGTGCTGGAAGTATTGGATTTGGTCGGGCTGAAGCATAAAGCGCGCATGCTGCCGACCGAATTGTCCGGCGGGGAACAGCAGCGGGTGGCCGTTGCCCGTTCGATCGTCAACAATCCGAAGGTGGTTATCGCGGATGAGCCAACCGGGAATCTTGATCCGGACACATCCTGGGACATTATGCGCCTTTTTGACAGAATTAACGAACGCGGCACGACGATCGTGATGGCGACGCACAATAAAGATATCGTCAATACGCTTCGGCGCCGGGTTATTGCGATTGAAAACGGACGGATTGTCCGTGATGAACAGCGGGGTGATTATGGGTATGAAGCCTAGAACCTTGCGCCGCCATTTCAGGGAAAGCTTTAAGAATCTCCGGCGGAACGGCTGGATGACGTTTGCCGCTGTTTCAGCGGTCACAGTGACGCTTTTGTTAACCGGCATTTTTCTAGTGATTATGCTGAATTTAAACAAAGCGGGAACGGATATTGAAAATGATGTAGAAGTTCGTGTTCATATAAAGCTTGATACGACAGAAGCTGAAAAAGAGCAATTAAAGAAACAGATTAGCAGTCTGCCAGAAGTTGAAAGTATTGCATATTCGTCCAAGGAGCAGGAACTGCAAAACTTGATTAAAGATATGGGCAATGATTATGCGCTCTTTGAACAAAGCAATCCGCTGTATGACGTTTATATTGTGAAAACAGCGCGTCCGCAGGATACACCGGACGTGGCACGGAAAATTGAGCAGTTCGCCCAAACAGAAAAAGCGGTGTATGGAGAAGAAGAAGTGAAAAACCTGTTCAGCTTTATGAAAACAGCGCGCAATGTCGGGGCTGTCCTCGTAGCAGGCCTTCTGTTTACTGCGATGTTTTTAATCTCCAATACAATTAAAATTACTATTTTTGCCCGTCGGAAAGAAATTGAGATTATGAAACTCGTTGGAGCGACAAACTGGTTTATCCGCTGGCCGTTTCTGTTAGAAGGACTGTGGATCGGACTGCTTGGCTCTATTCTTCCGATCGCAGCGATTGCAGTTGGATACTATTATGTGGAGCAGGCCCTTTCTGCAAAACTTGCAGCGCAGCTGGTAGAATTTATCGACTATCTTCCACTTGTACTGCCGGTCACAGCACTCATGCTGGTGATGGCTGTGTTTATCGGAATATGGGGCAGCTTCCTTTCTGTCAGACGATTTTTGAAAATATAAAACAAGCATACAGGGATGAGAGGGGTCAATTCGTTGAAAAGAAAATCGTACGTGGCGCTTGCGGTGGCAGCGTCCATTGGATTCAGTTTTACGGGAGGCGCTTCAGCAGAAAGCTTATCTGATTTGCAAAAGCGCCAGCAGCAAATTCAGTCACAAAAATCCGGTCTTGAACAAAATATCAATAAAAAAGAGGAAGCCATTTCCAATCTTCAGCAGG from Domibacillus sp. DTU_2020_1001157_1_SI_ALB_TIR_016 encodes:
- a CDS encoding Ger(x)C family spore germination protein — encoded protein: MRKWWTIIPLSLLLAGCWDQKSIKDLNLIFGVGIDREEENNLTLTVEIPQENQGTTSGGGGTEGQTMQAAQSLIMSEKGQTVRDVAYKMDRGIDGALDISKLSVLMVGKESAQNDLYSLLDAYFRNPVSPLNAKLLVVDGRADEFFQKDFKGQTLYSDYFFKLIETAEQESAIPVTNMQLACNLLLDEGSDGLIPLISYNEEQRAAEINGSALFNGRSMSGELTAKETSSFLIMVNQAQQELPLTFRVEGGEDISVMVIDSKAKLKVNVPKNGNPTATVSVDMEVQVIEYPPDHLEKEKVVKSLNQQLTEEAEKLFQQTVQKMQEANSDTLGIGRRIIAKDPDAFKKLDWGEVYPDMDIKVETKVKIERTGAVF
- the ftsE gene encoding cell division ATP-binding protein FtsE; this encodes MIDMKGVTKKYPNGVTALSSVDVTIKQGEFVYIVGPSGAGKSTFIKLIYREEKPTGGIVTVGGMNTATLKRRSVPALRRKVGVVFQDFKLLPLLTVYENVAFALEVIEEEPAVIRKRVLEVLDLVGLKHKARMLPTELSGGEQQRVAVARSIVNNPKVVIADEPTGNLDPDTSWDIMRLFDRINERGTTIVMATHNKDIVNTLRRRVIAIENGRIVRDEQRGDYGYEA
- the ftsX gene encoding permease-like cell division protein FtsX; translated protein: MKPRTLRRHFRESFKNLRRNGWMTFAAVSAVTVTLLLTGIFLVIMLNLNKAGTDIENDVEVRVHIKLDTTEAEKEQLKKQISSLPEVESIAYSSKEQELQNLIKDMGNDYALFEQSNPLYDVYIVKTARPQDTPDVARKIEQFAQTEKAVYGEEEVKNLFSFMKTARNVGAVLVAGLLFTAMFLISNTIKITIFARRKEIEIMKLVGATNWFIRWPFLLEGLWIGLLGSILPIAAIAVGYYYVEQALSAKLAAQLVEFIDYLPLVLPVTALMLVMAVFIGIWGSFLSVRRFLKI